The Flavobacterium sp. M31R6 nucleotide sequence TTTATTAATACAACGTCTTCTTCAAGCATGTTTTCTTTGCGCGCAATATATTCGGCCATTCTTATAACATGTTCAGTATGTTTCCAATCATGATAGGTTAAGAATGGCGCTAAGTTCGCTTTTAATATATTAATGACTGTATGACACAATAAATCCCAGTTTTTCATATCCTAATGCTTGGCCTTGTTTCTTAAAATACCCCCTCTTGCTTCTTTGATGTATTGAATGTACATAAAGGCATGCGGATCCAATTGGCTAACTTCTTCCTTTATCCTCAGTAATTCTAATCGGGTTACAACAGTTATTATAATGTCACAATCTGTTTTTTCATGAAAAGCATGCGGCAAATAACCTCTTTCTCCCTTAATAACTGTAATTCCTTTACCAAATTGTTGTACGATTAATGATTTTATCGCCTCACTTTGGGATGAAATAATATGTAAAGATGTGTATTGTTCTATTCCATGGGCTATATAATCAAGGCATTTTATAGCCGAAAAATAAGTAACTATAGAGTATAAAGCGGTACTTATGCCAAATGACCATGCAGCACAAAGAAATAGTGTTGAGTTGATTCCAAAAATAACTTCCGACACGTTAAGACCAATTTTTCGGGTAGTAAATAAGGCGAGTATTTCTATTCCGTCTGCCGCTGCGCCACTTCGAATGACAAATCCCATTCCCATACCAATCAAGCAACCTCCAAATAATGCAATCAATAAACGGTCGGATGTTACGGGCTGAATGTCAATAAATGTCATACTGGCTGCTATCATTAAAAAGGTGATTAAACTTTGTATGGCAAAAGTTTTACCTAGTACAGTTTTACCAATAAATAAAAAAGGGATATTCAATACGAGCACTAAAACACCAAATGGTACATGTGAGATTTCGTGAATGAGTATTGAAGCTCCTATAACTCCTCCGTCCAAAAATTTATTGGGAATCATAAAACCTTTTAAAGCTAATGTAATTAATGCTACTCCAACCAAATTAAGAATGATATTTTTCAGTTCGAATATTTCTCTCCAGTCTATAGGTTCTTGGTTGAATTTCATATTATCTTTGGTTTTAAGAGTGAAGTTGGTATGAAAAATATTTGTACTTAACTAAAATACAATTAGTTATTGTTGTAAATTTAAGAAAAATACTTCTTTTGAATTATTATTTTTTATTTATTTTTTACAAATGCATTTTTTAGCTCTTTTGGTTTTATATTTTCTTGTTATTTGTTAATTTTTAATTTAAAAAGCATTAAATTTGATTATACTTTGATTAAAAATAGTAAAAATCTAATTTTTGCTTCCCTTAAATCGACTTTTTAACCTATAAATTTTATTGGAATTAATTAATCTTTTAAATCTAAAATTTATGAGTAAAAATGTTCAGATAGTTTTGACTGTTGATGCCAGCAGTCTCTATCAAATGTCAAATCCATCCCAAGAAGAAATTGATACTGTGAGTACTTTATCTGATGATAATGATGGCATTTCTGAAAATGGAAAAGTGCAAGGCTTTTTATCAAATGTTTATCTTGGACATAACGTAGAATGGATAGGCTCAACCACAGATGATGGTTATTCTGTGGCAATAGACCGAATCGTTTATGATTTTGATTTGAATGACCCTAATGATAAGTGCTTTTTGGAAGATGACATTACTATCATGGGAACAGGAGGCTGTAATAGCAAAGTTGTAGCGACTATCAAAGACCAAATTGAAATGGCTAAAACACAAAATATTTATAAAATAGAATTTAGTATTCATTACAATAATGTGGCTAAAACCTATTTAATAGACCCTAAACTAATAGCGAATACATAATATTAATAAGGATTCTATTTTGTCGTTTTATGTAAAACCACATTTGGTTTTTATGTTAAGACTAATTTTAAAATTTCTTTTTTAAAAGCTTTTACTCCCAAAATCTGCCATTTTTTAATTTGTTATAATTTTTATGGTTAATAAATATTTATAAACCTGAAATAATAAATTACAATGGACAGAAAACTAAAATTTTACTTGACAGAAAAAGGATTTTTAAAAATACGTTTGTCTAAGGGAGGAAAAGTAAAAATCACCTTAGAAGTTAAAGCCAAAAAACTGTACGAATATTTGAATACAATTATACAGCCAATAGAACCTGCTCAAGATGAAGTTGACCGCCTTTGTAAATTAACGGATGACAATTTTGGAAAAACAAATGATAGTAAAGTGATCGATTTTGTGTCTCATGTTTATCTTCATAAAAATGTAAAATGGGTGGGTAAATCTAATGATAAAGAGTATTCAATTGCTATTGATAGTATTGTATATCATTCAAAAGATAAAGACCAAAATGATGTTGATTTTTTTCATGACACAACTATTATGGGAAGCGGAGGACCAAATAGTTTTGTCGAAGCGAGGGTCAAAGAGGATTTAAGATTGATCAACAAAGAAGATGTATATTCAATGCATTGTAGTATTTATAAGAATGGTTCACATAAAAAAAGTTTTCATATTGATCCAAAATTGATAGGGAATATATGATGGTAAAAAGGTTATTTAGCTATTTCAATAAAATCACAATTTATTTAATGCTATTGTTTTTTCAGCAAATTGTTGTTTTTGCTCAAGATCAAAAAGTAGCGGATAGTCTTGTGAAAATTTATAAAACAAAGAAACTTAATAATTCTGAAAAAATGGAATTGCTAAGAAATTTGTCTTTTAATGAAAGTAACAACCTTGAATTATCATTAAAATTTGCTGAGGAGCTCATTGCTTTATCCAAGGCTGAAAAGAACTATTTATATTTATATAGAGGATATAGTCAAAAGGGTAATAAAAACAGATTATCGGGAAATTTTAATATAGCCTTAGATTCCTATTTTAAAAGTATTGATGCGGCAGTAAAAGCTGACTATGCTCCGGGAGAAGGAAACTCTTATATGTGTATTGCCGATGTGTATTCCAACATGGGCAATAAAGAGAATGCTGAATTGTACTATGACAAGGCTATTCAAATTTTAAGAAAAACGACTAATAGGCTTTCATTGGCGATTGCTTTACTAAATGCCGGAGATGAATATTCGAAGAATTTAAAATTCAATTTGGCCTTAAATTATTTTAATGAGGCCGGTACAATATTCAAGAAGGAAAATTATCTCATTGGTATTGCCTATACTTTAGGGAATAAAGGGATGGTCTTTGCTAAACAAGGAAATGATGAATTGGCAATCAAAAACATAAGTGAAGCTATTTCAATTTTAGAAAAGCAGGAAGACTACTATGGCATATCAGATTACCTTCTCTATATGTCAGATATTTATTTTAAGCGAAAAGAATGGAAATCTGCTCTTGATTACGCAAAAAGAAGTTTGGATATTGCACAAAAACAAGGATTGAAGGATCAAGTCCAAAAGTCAAGTTTAATACTTTCTGAATTGTATCAACAAGCAGGAAACATACCTGAATCATTTACCTATTATAAAAAATACATTACTTATCGAGACAGTGTCAGAAATCTTGAAGAAGTCGAGAAAATGGGGAATTTGAGAACCAATTTTGAGGTTTCAAAGAAGCAGGCAGAAGTCGATTTGATGATTCAACAAAAGCGGACCCAAAAAATAATTGCCATTTCTTCTATCGTTTCATTAGTTCTTGTTTTCTTGCTGGCGATTGGTTTATTTAGAAGATATCGTTTTATCAAGAAAACGAACATTATCATTGAAGAAGAAAGAAAAAGATCAGACACTTTATTATTGAATATTCTTCCGGAAGAAACGGCTCTTGAACTAAAAGAAAGTGGTAAAGTAGTAGCCAAAAGATTTGAATCCGTTACTGTTTTATTTACCGATTTTGAAGGATTTACACAATATGCCGAAAACTTGTCACCGGAAAAACTGGTGGAAAGTGTCGATTATTATTTTTCAAAATTTGATGCGATTATCGAAAAGTATGATTTAGAAAAAATAAAAACATTGGGAGATTCCTATATGTGTGCCGGAGGATTGCCTTTCCCTACAGAAGATCATGCTTATAAAATGATTTTGGTTGCCCAGGAAATTTTAGAATTTGTGCAACATTCCAATCTGGAAAACCCACTCAATCATACTCGTTTTAACATCCGTATCGGTATTAATACTGGGCCTGTAGTTGCCGGAGTAGTGGGAACCAAGAAATTTGCCTATGACATTTGGGGCGATACTGTAAATATTGCTTCTAGAATGGAATCGAATTCAGCTCG carries:
- a CDS encoding YitT family protein encodes the protein MKFNQEPIDWREIFELKNIILNLVGVALITLALKGFMIPNKFLDGGVIGASILIHEISHVPFGVLVLVLNIPFLFIGKTVLGKTFAIQSLITFLMIAASMTFIDIQPVTSDRLLIALFGGCLIGMGMGFVIRSGAAADGIEILALFTTRKIGLNVSEVIFGINSTLFLCAAWSFGISTALYSIVTYFSAIKCLDYIAHGIEQYTSLHIISSQSEAIKSLIVQQFGKGITVIKGERGYLPHAFHEKTDCDIIITVVTRLELLRIKEEVSQLDPHAFMYIQYIKEARGGILRNKAKH
- a CDS encoding adenylate/guanylate cyclase domain-containing protein, encoding MMVKRLFSYFNKITIYLMLLFFQQIVVFAQDQKVADSLVKIYKTKKLNNSEKMELLRNLSFNESNNLELSLKFAEELIALSKAEKNYLYLYRGYSQKGNKNRLSGNFNIALDSYFKSIDAAVKADYAPGEGNSYMCIADVYSNMGNKENAELYYDKAIQILRKTTNRLSLAIALLNAGDEYSKNLKFNLALNYFNEAGTIFKKENYLIGIAYTLGNKGMVFAKQGNDELAIKNISEAISILEKQEDYYGISDYLLYMSDIYFKRKEWKSALDYAKRSLDIAQKQGLKDQVQKSSLILSELYQQAGNIPESFTYYKKYITYRDSVRNLEEVEKMGNLRTNFEVSKKQAEVDLMIQQKRTQKIIAISSIVSLVLVFLLAIGLFRRYRFIKKTNIIIEEERKRSDTLLLNILPEETALELKESGKVVAKRFESVTVLFTDFEGFTQYAENLSPEKLVESVDYYFSKFDAIIEKYDLEKIKTLGDSYMCAGGLPFPTEDHAYKMILVAQEILEFVQHSNLENPLNHTRFNIRIGINTGPVVAGVVGTKKFAYDIWGDTVNIASRMESNSARGKINISENTFAIIKDSFDCEYRGEVEVKNRGMMKMYFVNGANHIDEKPKF